From one Drosophila gunungcola strain Sukarami chromosome 2R unlocalized genomic scaffold, Dgunungcola_SK_2 000006F, whole genome shotgun sequence genomic stretch:
- the LOC128255229 gene encoding myeloid differentiation primary response protein MyD88 has protein sequence MRPRFVCHQQHLVAHSHIHPHSHSHFHRHPNPHPHPPNHSHSHSHTHHIYGPTDVSYRRYRTTNMVVAEGVMDSGSGIGEGTGTGMVGHFNETPLSELGIETRTQLSRMLNRKKVLRSEEGYQRDWRGISELAKQKGFVDENANNPMDLVLISWSQRSPQTAKVGHLESFLGIIDRWDVCDDIQENLAKDTQRFILKQEQRQTSLMEACPPSPSDCLETNNNYSSSSNNTMGQSVQILSDEDQRCVQMGQPLPRYDACVLYAEADIDYAIEIMNVLESERYNLRLFLRHRDMLMGVPFEHVQLSHFMATRCNKLIVVLTEEFLRSPENTYLVNFTQKIQIENQSRKIIPILYKPDMHIPLTLGIYTHLMYGKDCKLFNLWDKLANSLHATQSTRQAQTPSPEEETAPQQVTTPSIRIQINDKDVTDMPSYNNYKVPEAETTMVSISGDTSSPLPEPKPKKKDRFLRKFTHSFGKTPRSDGKDAKTLRHAHSVSTINVTERERTLSASSSNISTTSESKKSSIKWQPNILKKVLFSRSSSKLQTPG, from the exons ATGCGCCCTCGATTTGTATGCCATCAGCAGCACTTGGTTGCCCATTCCCACATCCATCCCCACTCACATTCCCACTTCCATCGCCATCCcaatccacatccacatccccccaatcattcccattcccattcccataccCACCACATTTACGGTCCCACTGACGTCAGCTATCGGCGTTATCGCACCACTAACATGGTGGTGGCCGAGGGAGTTATGGACTCCGGATCGGGGATCGGTGAGGGAACGGGCACGGGAATGGTGGGCCACTTCAACGAGACCCCATTATCCGAACTGGGCATCGAGACCCGCACCCAACTGTCCCGCATGCTGAACCGCAAGAAGGTGCTGCGATCCGAGGAGGGTTACCAGCGGGACTGGCGGGGCATCTCCGAGTTGGCCAAACAGAAGGGATTCGTCGATGAGAACGCCAACAATCCCATGGATCTGGTGCTGATCAGCTGGAGCCAGCGGAGTCCCCAGACCGCCAAGGTGGGACATCTCGAAAGCTTCCTCGGCATCATCGATCGATGGGACGTCTGCGACGATATCCAAGAGAATCTGG CGAAGGACACGCAACGCTTTATCTTGAAGCAGGAACAGCGGCAGACCTCTCTGATGGAGGCATGTCCTCCGTCTCCCAGCGATTGTTTGGAgaccaacaacaactacagcagcagcagcaacaacacaatGGGCCAAAGTGTCCAAATCCTGAGTGACGAAGATCAGAGATGTGTGCAGATGGGCCAACCGCTGCCCAGATATGATGCGTGTGTTTTGTATGCAGAGGCAGACATCGATTATGCCATTGAGATCATGAATGTGCTAGAGTCTGAGCGATACAATCTCAGG CTCTTTCTGCGCCATCGCGACATGCTAATGGGCGTTCCCTTCGAGCATGTCCAACTCTCCCACTTTATGGCTACCCGCTGTAACAAACTGATCGTCGTGCTTACAGAGGAGTTTCTTCGAAGTCCAGAGAACACGTACCTCGTGAACTTCACCCAGAAGATACAAATCG AGAATCAAAGTCGCAAGATCATACCGATTCTGTACAAGCCAGACATGCACATACCGCTGACCCTGGGAATCTATACGCACCTCATGTACGGCAAGGACTGCAAGTTGTTCAACCTTTGGGACAAGTTGGCTAATTCGCTGCATGCTACACAATCCACGCGCCAAGCTCAAAC ACCTTCGCCGGAGGAGGAGACGGCTCCCCAGCAAGTGACCACACCCAGCATCCGGATTCAAATCAATGACAAGGATGTCACCGATATGCCCAGCTACAACAACTACAAAGTGCCGGAAGCGGAGACCACAATGGTGTCGATATCCGGCGATACCAGTTCGCCCCTGCCGGaacccaaaccgaagaagaagGATCGATTCCTGCGCAAGTTCACCCACAGCTTTGGGAAGACGCCGCGGAGCGATGGTAAAGATGCGAAGACTCTGCGACACGCCCACTCCGTCAGCACCATCAATGTGACGGAGCGGGAAAGGACACTGAGTGCCAGCAGCTCCAATATCTCGACCACGTCGGAGAGCAAGAAGAGCTCCATCAAGTGGCAGCCGAATATCCTGAAGAAGGTCCTATTCTCCCGCTCCAGCAGCAAACTGCAGACACCGGGTTGA